A single window of Acinetobacter lwoffii DNA harbors:
- a CDS encoding DUF192 domain-containing protein — MAFKQVYNPYFDQEKELKTFNFNGKKLTALYLYREHDQEIGFKENPLLKPLVFTWKKPIYTCFNMVNVPYDLEIFFFNANKKIIGSTVMEKFSQKQYCPKEKIQFALERLKI, encoded by the coding sequence ATGGCCTTTAAACAGGTTTATAACCCTTACTTTGATCAAGAAAAAGAACTAAAGACTTTTAACTTTAATGGAAAAAAATTAACGGCTCTTTATCTGTATAGGGAACATGATCAAGAAATAGGATTTAAAGAAAATCCTTTATTAAAACCATTAGTTTTCACATGGAAAAAGCCAATTTATACCTGTTTTAATATGGTCAATGTACCTTATGATTTAGAAATATTTTTCTTTAATGCAAATAAAAAAATTATTGGGTCAACTGTAATGGAAAAGTTTTCCCAAAAGCAGTACTGCCCCAAAGAAAAGATTCAATTTGCATTAGAAAGATTAAAAATTTAG
- a CDS encoding relaxase/mobilization nuclease domain-containing protein, translating to MANGSSKTTREVQSTLLAHGEQLLNGSKVRRVNQTQSLDTFLNDLSKPKNGSGHSAKSAPKASPNGVKATLDRISKKTPEVMVKVTGGGNSMGKVKAHMGYITRNGQLEGIDQDGNKVNGKDDIEDTAEDWQMSGTPISDEESKYKQAFNIVLSMPKGTDEKGVYDAAKEFAEEHFKDHKYMMVQHTFTNDPSKDPSENPHVHVVVKAVSEKGDRLNTRKADLQEWRESFAEKLRSRGIEANATKRIARLQKNRSDKQSVKQMKEQGKSFKRYGKNKASPDRVQKAKQQEKEALTHYKEITKALAQSPDLQDRKLAVDLVDYLRKQVEVKKTTPQPQIQPNKLDPQQGKSKGKEQDR from the coding sequence ATGGCTAACGGAAGCAGTAAGACTACCAGAGAAGTGCAAAGCACCTTGCTTGCTCATGGTGAGCAGCTACTCAATGGATCTAAAGTTAGGCGTGTTAATCAGACCCAAAGTTTAGATACTTTTTTAAATGACCTGTCTAAGCCTAAAAATGGATCTGGCCATTCAGCTAAATCAGCCCCTAAAGCATCTCCAAATGGCGTTAAAGCAACTTTAGATAGAATTAGTAAAAAGACCCCTGAAGTAATGGTCAAGGTTACTGGTGGAGGTAATTCTATGGGGAAGGTGAAAGCCCACATGGGATATATCACACGGAATGGGCAATTAGAGGGAATTGATCAGGACGGAAATAAAGTTAATGGTAAGGATGATATAGAAGATACTGCTGAAGATTGGCAAATGTCAGGTACACCTATTTCTGATGAAGAATCTAAATATAAGCAGGCTTTTAATATTGTGTTATCTATGCCGAAAGGTACGGATGAAAAAGGCGTTTATGATGCTGCAAAAGAATTTGCAGAGGAACATTTTAAAGACCATAAATATATGATGGTGCAGCATACCTTTACCAATGACCCTTCAAAAGATCCAAGTGAAAACCCGCATGTGCATGTTGTTGTTAAAGCTGTTTCTGAAAAAGGGGATCGGTTAAATACTAGGAAGGCTGACCTTCAGGAATGGCGAGAAAGTTTTGCTGAAAAACTAAGATCCAGAGGGATTGAAGCTAATGCGACAAAACGGATAGCTAGGCTGCAAAAAAATAGAAGTGATAAACAGTCAGTTAAACAAATGAAAGAGCAAGGCAAATCGTTTAAGCGATATGGTAAAAATAAGGCCAGTCCAGACCGTGTGCAGAAAGCTAAACAGCAAGAAAAAGAAGCATTGACGCATTACAAGGAAATTACTAAAGCTCTAGCACAGTCACCCGATCTGCAAGATAGGAAACTAGCAGTTGATCTAGTGGACTATTTACGGAAACAGGTAGAAGTGAAAAAAACAACGCCACAGCCACAGATTCAACCTAATAAGCTAGATCCGCAGCAGGGAAAGAGCAAGGGGAAAGAGCAAGATAGATAA